The Nyctibius grandis isolate bNycGra1 chromosome 23, bNycGra1.pri, whole genome shotgun sequence genome contains a region encoding:
- the TRMT10C gene encoding tRNA methyltransferase 10 homolog C isoform X1: MRRRLPRRCFADTCLNTAHVLSMQSANVLLKKIVRSSVLPFAAQHGMKKDLFPLSRSLSLSLCLKQDNSCNPSEKLDLDAWKKVMKSGLQEEVSETVPERKELSSLAAAREILGMWRLAGRSVPENISEEQLKTFMDCPSKSAQKKYLKYLYLKELYKKNDKRKIEEKKERRLETQEQASKTDETKRNSFMYVWDNSMERAHSWRVAQSMTFGQPLVFDMSYEKEMSVREVANTVRQIVLGEGSNRRSADPFHIHFCNFQDDSLYHKEFIKHYREAWGKLLITVTDQCYTEVFPKDKLIYLTADSPKVMKTFDHDKIYIVGSMVDKSIKTGVSLARAKRLGLETAALPLEKYLLWNSGAKNLTLDQMMHILLTLKDTGDWKKALEFVPKRKYCGFVSKPVHELKKTLSLINTLKLGKRQEEVRKQFAKNYSKKLTQK; this comes from the exons ATGCGCAGGCGGCTCCCGCGGAG GTGTTTTGCAGATACGTGTTTGAACACAGCACATGTCTTAAGTATGCAGTCTGCTAatgtgctgctgaaaaaaattgtaagaagCTCTGTCCTTCCGTTTGCTGCACAACATGGGATGAAAAAGGATTTGTTTCCACTCAGTAGATCTCTGAGTTTATCACTTTGCCTGAAGCAGGACAATTCATGCAATCCCTCAGAAAAACTAGATTTAGATGCGTGGAAGAAGGTAATGAAGTCTGGGCTGCAAGAAGAAGTCAGTGAGACGGTCCCTGAGCGTAAGGAGCTCTCCAGTTTGGCTGCTGCACGTGAGATCCTGGGGATGTGGAGACTAGCTGGCAGATCGGTTCCAGAAAATATCAGTGAAGAACAGCTAAAAACCTTCATGGATTGTCCTTCCAAGTCAGCCcaaaagaagtatttaaaatatttgtatctcAAAGAACTTTACAAGAAAAACGACAAAAGgaagatagaagaaaaaaaggaaaggaggctgGAGACACAAGAGCAAGCTTCAAAAACTGATGAGACCAAAAGGAATTCGTTCATGTATGTGTGGGACAACTCTATGGAGAGAGCACACAGCTGGAGGGTTGCTCAGTCCATGACCTTTGGGCAACCTCTAGTATTTGACATGTCTTACGAAAAAGAGATGTCCGTCCGCGAAGTTGCAAATACAGTGAGACAGATAGTGTTGGGTGAAGGCTCTAATCGAAGATCTGCGGATCCGTTCCACATCCACTTCTGTAACTTCCAAGACGACAGCCTCTACCACAAGGAATTTATCAAGCACTATAGAGAGGCGTGGGGCAAATTGCTTATCACTGTGACAGACCAGTGCTACACAGAAGTCTTCCCAAAGGATAAGCTTATCTATCTGACTGCTGATTCTCCCAAAGTAATGAAAACATTCGATCATGATAAAATCTATATTGTCGGGTCAATGGTTGACAAGAGCATAAAAACAGGAGTCTCTTTAGCACGGGCAAAGCGACTGGGGCTGGAGACTGCGGCCCTTCCGTTGGAGAAGTACTTGCTTTGGAATAGCGGTGCCAAAAATCTCACGCTGGATCAAATGATGCATATTTTATTAACCTTGAAAGATACTGGAGACTGGAAGAAAGCTCTGGAGTTTGTTCCGAAAAGGAAATATTGTGGCTTTGTAAGCAAGCCTGTGCAcgaactgaaaaaaaccttaagCCTGATCAACACACTTAAACTTGGAAAGAGACAGGAAGAAGTACGAAAGCAATTTGCCAAGAACTACTCTAAGAAGCTAACACAAAAGTAG
- the TXNL4B gene encoding thioredoxin-like protein 4B produces the protein MSFLLPKLTCKREVDQAIKSVAEKVLVLRFGRDNDAVCLQLDDILAKTAHDLSRMAVIYLVDVDKVPVYTQYFDISYIPSTVFFFNGQHMKVDYGSPDHTKFVGSFKAKQDFIDLIEVIYRGAMRGKLIVRSPIDPKNIPKYDLLYQGI, from the exons ATGAGTTTTCTGCTGCCCAAACTGACCTGTAAGAGGGAAGTGGATCAGGCCATAAAAAGCGTGGCCGAGAAGGTTTTGGTTCTCCGGTTTGGAAGAGATAACGATGCTGTTTGTCTGCAGCTCGATGATATT CTTGCAAAGACAGCTCATGACCTAAGCAGAATGGCAGTCATTTACCTGGTGGATGTGGACAAGGTTCCGGTGTACACCCAGTATTTTGACATCAGTTATATTCCATctactgtgtttttcttcaatGGACAACACATGAAGGTTGATTATGG GTCTCCAGATCATACCAAATTTGTAGGAAgcttcaaagcaaagcaagactTTATAGATCTGATTGAAGTGATTTACCGTGGAGCAATGCGTGGAAAGCTCATTGTGAGAAGTCCTATTGATCCCAAGAACATTCCTAAATATGACCTCCTCTACCAAGGAATTTAA
- the TRMT10C gene encoding tRNA methyltransferase 10 homolog C isoform X2, protein MQSANVLLKKIVRSSVLPFAAQHGMKKDLFPLSRSLSLSLCLKQDNSCNPSEKLDLDAWKKVMKSGLQEEVSETVPERKELSSLAAAREILGMWRLAGRSVPENISEEQLKTFMDCPSKSAQKKYLKYLYLKELYKKNDKRKIEEKKERRLETQEQASKTDETKRNSFMYVWDNSMERAHSWRVAQSMTFGQPLVFDMSYEKEMSVREVANTVRQIVLGEGSNRRSADPFHIHFCNFQDDSLYHKEFIKHYREAWGKLLITVTDQCYTEVFPKDKLIYLTADSPKVMKTFDHDKIYIVGSMVDKSIKTGVSLARAKRLGLETAALPLEKYLLWNSGAKNLTLDQMMHILLTLKDTGDWKKALEFVPKRKYCGFVSKPVHELKKTLSLINTLKLGKRQEEVRKQFAKNYSKKLTQK, encoded by the coding sequence ATGCAGTCTGCTAatgtgctgctgaaaaaaattgtaagaagCTCTGTCCTTCCGTTTGCTGCACAACATGGGATGAAAAAGGATTTGTTTCCACTCAGTAGATCTCTGAGTTTATCACTTTGCCTGAAGCAGGACAATTCATGCAATCCCTCAGAAAAACTAGATTTAGATGCGTGGAAGAAGGTAATGAAGTCTGGGCTGCAAGAAGAAGTCAGTGAGACGGTCCCTGAGCGTAAGGAGCTCTCCAGTTTGGCTGCTGCACGTGAGATCCTGGGGATGTGGAGACTAGCTGGCAGATCGGTTCCAGAAAATATCAGTGAAGAACAGCTAAAAACCTTCATGGATTGTCCTTCCAAGTCAGCCcaaaagaagtatttaaaatatttgtatctcAAAGAACTTTACAAGAAAAACGACAAAAGgaagatagaagaaaaaaaggaaaggaggctgGAGACACAAGAGCAAGCTTCAAAAACTGATGAGACCAAAAGGAATTCGTTCATGTATGTGTGGGACAACTCTATGGAGAGAGCACACAGCTGGAGGGTTGCTCAGTCCATGACCTTTGGGCAACCTCTAGTATTTGACATGTCTTACGAAAAAGAGATGTCCGTCCGCGAAGTTGCAAATACAGTGAGACAGATAGTGTTGGGTGAAGGCTCTAATCGAAGATCTGCGGATCCGTTCCACATCCACTTCTGTAACTTCCAAGACGACAGCCTCTACCACAAGGAATTTATCAAGCACTATAGAGAGGCGTGGGGCAAATTGCTTATCACTGTGACAGACCAGTGCTACACAGAAGTCTTCCCAAAGGATAAGCTTATCTATCTGACTGCTGATTCTCCCAAAGTAATGAAAACATTCGATCATGATAAAATCTATATTGTCGGGTCAATGGTTGACAAGAGCATAAAAACAGGAGTCTCTTTAGCACGGGCAAAGCGACTGGGGCTGGAGACTGCGGCCCTTCCGTTGGAGAAGTACTTGCTTTGGAATAGCGGTGCCAAAAATCTCACGCTGGATCAAATGATGCATATTTTATTAACCTTGAAAGATACTGGAGACTGGAAGAAAGCTCTGGAGTTTGTTCCGAAAAGGAAATATTGTGGCTTTGTAAGCAAGCCTGTGCAcgaactgaaaaaaaccttaagCCTGATCAACACACTTAAACTTGGAAAGAGACAGGAAGAAGTACGAAAGCAATTTGCCAAGAACTACTCTAAGAAGCTAACACAAAAGTAG
- the PCNP gene encoding PEST proteolytic signal-containing nuclear protein: MADGRAEGEKAKRPQPGGGPEEEAEKPVKTKTVSSSNGGESSSRSAEKRAANEEAEDFTTKPAPAKMSKFGFAIGSQTAKKASAISIKLGANKPKEPVPTLAPKTLSVAAAFNEDEDSEPEEMPPEAKMRMKNIGRDTPTSAGPNSFNKGKHGFSDNQKLWERNIKSHLGNVHDQENN; this comes from the exons ATGGCGGACGGCAGAGCCGAGGGGGAGAAGGCGAAGCGGCCGCAGCCCGGAGGAG GACCtgaagaagaggcagaaaaacctGTGAAAACTAAGACTGTTTCTTCCAGTAATGGAGGAGAAAGTTCGAGTCGCAGCGCAGAGAAACGGGCAGCTAACGAAGAAGCCGAAGACTTCACCACAAAGCCTGCTCCTGCCAAAATGTCCAAGTTTGGATTTGCCATAGGCAGTCAGACAGCAAAGAAGGCGTCTGCGATATCCATCAAACTAGGAGCAAAT AAGCCTAAAGAGCCTGTTCCAACCCTTGCTCCAAAAACCCTTTCTGTAGCAGCAGCTTTCAATGAAGATGAAGAT aGTGAACCAGAAGAAATGCCTCCAGAAGCCAAGATGCGCATGAAGAACATTGGAAG GGATACACCAACCTCGGCAGGACCAAACTCCTTCAATAAAGGAAAGCATGGTTTTTCTGACAACCAGAAGCTATGGGAACGAAATATAAAATCTCATCTTGGAAACGTCCATGACCAAGAAAATAACTAA